TAAATAACTGGCACTAGAGTACAGAActctcacaaaaaaaatccagttgtaaaagtggtttgggggtgggggggtgttgggtttttaaCACAAATGGGGGCAGATGGCCAACGTTAGCTGGattgttattaattattattgcAGCTGCTGActacagaaaaattaacattCCTACCTTAGACTCAGAACATAATTAAAGATGGGAATTTTTGCCACAGTAAAAAATGATGCATTGATTTTCTGACATTTCGTTACCAGTTATAAAGAAAGAAGTTGGCTTAGGAAATTACAGTCTTAAATTTTCATCTGACtcaagtggtttttttttccccctcctctccctaTTTCTGTAAGCTTTCAAAAAACCCTGTTAGTTTCATATAcataatatattatttctggGTATATTGTGTCCTACATAATGACTAACAAAAGGTAATTTCCACAATGCTAGAGAGAGTTTTTGTAACTAATATTACACTATTTTAGAAGGTATTGCTTCTCTTGTCAATAGCATATCAAGAACTTACAAGTAAGTCCAGAATTATTATATCTAAAGAAGTagttttcatttgctctgtCCTTTAAAATGGACGATTTCCTCTCACAAACTCAGTCACCACAAACATACCCCTAAGAGAAACCATGGCGTTTGTAGTCTCAAGGAACTCAGCAATCATCTTCCAGTTGCCTAGGACTCCAAGGTCAGAAGGGAACACAGGATCATCTGCTTGACCTCTCACGCATCACAGGCCATTACATTTTGCCCTATACTCCACCAAAGCCTTTCAGAAGACATACTGGTATGACAAaggcagaaaggcaaaaaacacTGATGAAATATCAGTGTTTGAGTTCCCTGAATTAGCAAGGACTGGAGAATGCATACCCAGATTATCCTCATCACACAAACCTTGCTGGAAATATCTGAAGATCAGTCAGAACTGAGGGAAATTTTTCTCCCAGTCTCAAAGCTGATGATCAGTATGACTTGTAAGAAAGATATCAGACAGGCATCTCAGCAGAGGGATTCTCTGAACTACTTGGAGTGCCGTTCTGCTCTACTCAGCATCCTCTTTCTTAAATCTGAtgcttcagagaaacaaaaacagaactCCTAGAACACATACAGCAGCAACTTATTCTTGGCCTCAGAACGTGACCTGGATGAAGCCTGACATGTAATTATAATCCTTTTCTTAATGCAAAGCTGTAAATTATATGACAACATTGAGAGCCATGTTGGAAAACGTTCTTCCCAAAGGCTCataaaaaagggaacaaagatGGTAAATCTGATTCCTACATTTTCAGCCAAGAACTACCATAACTGTCTGGCCTGGCTCCTTCCACATCAGAAGGGCGGCAACAGTCACGCTCTGTGTCAGATTTCCCACCACTATATATAAAGACTTCATATGAAATACTCAGGAGCCTCCTTCAGTGTGACTTTGATAAATATGACCACAAACTACCATGATGTATTCTAGTGAAACAAGTGGCCAATTTAGTTTTGATAACACTTAAGGCATAGATGAGATATGTAAGAGATCATTCTGGCCTAAGGTTTTTATGTGACTATTCTAGTTAAGAAACAGATCCCACGAGATGCTGACTCTCCCACAACTCAAAAGAGTGGGGACAGAAAAGGCATATGTCAATGAGAGCTAGGGAAAGGGCTTTCCTGTTGCACAAATTTTGAACTTTTgaaattctttctcttctcagctTTTTAATTGTTGAAAAGTTGAAGTCACAAAATCTGCAGGAACTCTGTCAATCTGGCAGTCTAATTtctactaattaaaaaaaagttataattaGCTTTAACTCATCAACTAAGCCATTTTGTGGAAACattctgaaaattcaaaaaaaacccaatctaatttgaaaaattcacTGATATTAACATTTCCCACAAACTTCCAGGCTCCAACTGGCATTTTCCAATACAAATGCATTCAGTGTAAAAGCTCCTGACCAATTGTCTGCAGGGTTTCAGAACACTCAACAAACTCGGGCAGGCAAAAATTGCAAAGTACAAATCAGAAAACTACTAGACAGAAAAGCACTGATGTTCTGCTCCATCAAATATGATTTGTAATGCAGCAGGCCTAACTGGTTTTATGACATATGGCCAATCCACAGCTATTCTGACctacacagctgaaaaatccaagaaatcaataaaatataCAGTAGAGACAGTTTTAATGAGGAATGGATCTGTCATGCACGACACTTTGTAACTTCATTgagcaatataaaaaaattcattaatgaATCAGTACTATACCAGTCTACTGGAACCATATTTCTGCAGGGTTAATTAAGCTTCTGTGAAGGTCAACAACAAATGGCACTGTCTTTCATGAATGCCTTTTTGGAGTGGGCACATGATGTTCTGCCAGACAGATTCTCATGCTGGCATTCCACTGGACCAGGAAGCACACTATAtaaggagacttttttttttttttcccagaggcttgggggttttttgatgaAATGGCTCTCCCTTGGTTTTACAGTACACAAGCAAAAACACACTTAAACTTTCAGGACATGATTCAGcaagacattttctttgcaacttACCCTTTTGTAAAGCACGTGGATCTCCGGCAGGTGGGCTTAACAATGTCTAACAAGAAAGCATAGCGCAATAAGGACTTCGGTGGTAAGAAATACTGactcatttcttcattttcctcttccaaaaaatCTTTTAGCATTTGAATAGAGGAATCATTGTCCTGACCATGTTTCCTTTCAATTTCTTCTACTGTTTCaagcttaaaaagaaaggcCCCTTTTGGTAAACTCTTCTTGCTGCTGCAATCAGGACCAATGTTTGGATCCAGATTCTTCTCTTCAGAAGACAAGTAATAACTAGCTTCACCCACTTTGTCAGTGACTTTGTCCTTGAATAAGTCTTCTAGATCCTGATCTGGGAATCCTGTCAATATCTAAGAACaaattgtgagaaaaaaaattaaagaactgCATTTGATAAACAACTTGACAGTAGACTCTGCAGTGAGAAAAAACTCCTTCAGAGATGCTCAGAATAAAGCAAGTAACCATTCAATGTTATTTTCATGaagatttcaaaaaatgttAGCATCAAGATTTGCTGACCTACCAGCAATGATGTCAGGAACAACCACAAATAATTGCCTTTGCAAAAAGACCTTTCCAAGGGTGTGAAAAAGGTAGCAGAATGCATTGTTTTCTAGCCCACTAACAGCCACTGTCCCCCAACTGTTTAAAGCCATCTAAGCCACTGGCACGCATTGCAGTCCTTAGAAAACTCAGTATCCAGgctgaaaaagagagacagaattTGACTTTTCTGTTTATATCACTTATCCCTCTCTCCATTCCTCAACACACATCACTAAACTGAAAATTTAACGCTCATTCTTCATGAAACAAAGTAAATTCAAGTAACACTAATAGACTCACCTGACCAGGAgcttgaaaggaaaatggttCTTGATGAAGCTTTGCAATTAGAAAATATCGCAGCCTAGAATTGGGAATGCCAAGCTGTAAGTAAAATCCACAAGCCTTTAGTCCATGtgataaagagagaaaaagtggTCTATAGTGTCATACAAGTTATCTACCATTATATACAGTAACAGAACTATGCCACACTAATATATTTTGCAACTTCGGAGATATCAGTATTAATTGATAATACTTAAATACCTATAACTTCCATACCTAGGTATTTTCAAGGAAACAAGCGGGGAATTATTCTTTGTAGCTCAAGGTTTTTACTTTCTCTGTAAATGAACAGGAATGTAAATAAACTTCTATACgaggcaagaagaaaaatgacatgCATCACAATTTCTTCGGACAGGTACTACCTGCTTTCtacaaaaaagcataaaaggTGTCTCCTTGCCTTTTTGAACAAGGAATTATAAGACATCTAACAATGAAACAAATGCCCCACAACTGGTTTTCAAGCTACCCTCTATCAGCTTCTCTCAGATATATACAGTACTTCACTGATTCCATTCAGTCTTGCACCATCTCAAATCTCTCTCAACTCTTTTTTCGGTTGCCAGGGAAACATGCAAACACAGTCCCTCCTCCCACAAATGACAGAGTCACATTTTCTGTGCTGGGAAATCACAGGCATCAGCACTTCTGAAGCAATGAGGCTCCTGCAGGGAAAACCACCTTCCTGGTCATGGTGTAAATTCATGCCTTcttaaaaaataccaaatgGTGGCAGAGCAATGTGGGACTAGGATCTGAACAATAACAGCAGTATGATTATGCCAGTATACTGATGAGAAATCAGAAGTCATGCCAGATGGCTTTCTCATTCAGAAGAGTATCTCCAGCTCTGGGCATGACGCTCTTTTCTAATACAATAGatcattttcaaatgttcttgGGCTCAGTGCAGTTTGAGAAGTTAAATAATATTAGAGCAATTTTAGTACTCACACAGGTTGGAGACAAGAGAAATTCTTGATATTTAAATCCACATGTTTCTAGTGTTCGCAAAAGTTCATTTCTGGCAGTGAAAAGAATCAAAAAGCAATTACTCCCTTCATACAGTCTTTAGGCCCTTTTTTATcctaaataaaaacacattaaacGCAACACCTTAAGTACCAAGACATTCAGCATGTTCAGTAAAAGAATTGGACAGAGAATTACAGATATGAAGTCATCCATTTCTGAACTTGAGGAGACAACATACCAAGTTCAGCATTACTGTAGCCAAAAATGACTATTACGCATGCACAGGGTGTCTCGCACCTACTTCGGTGCAAACACCCCTTCAAAAAATACCCCATGTCTAGGAGAGTACTTATAGTGtatcaacaagaaaaataatcagaaggCAAGACATTCTCTTTATTGTGAATTATAAAACCGGAGATTAAAACCAGTACAAATAGCTCACTACTTCCCTCTGttcacacacagagcagctAAGCTTAACAAAAGGGCCAAGTCAAGGGATGACAAAAATTGGTGGCTTTGATCATAACAGTGAGGTAGGACTGTACTTTATAAACAATGGAAAATCACCGAAATTGAAGCTTTCTTAAAAAGACTTGTCTTTTCTATTCCATGCAGACTGCACTAGGCTGGAACTATAGAAAAAGCATGAGCTGTGACCTGTACCTGGCACCGTATGTGACACTGCATCCCAAGCATCGTAAGAGAAACCAAGCATTCTGACTGGGGTGTTTTCTGAACTACCATTTGTTCCAAACACTGGCCAGCAAGGTATAACCTAAGGAATCGCAGGGtctacagcagcagcctgcaccTCCAACAAAGTGTTCAAGTGTTCACAGAGGACTGCTGCACGCTTAACCAGTGAGAAAGCTGAACATATCTCCTAGTTGCCTGCCATATTCATTAAAGAGCATGATACGCAGGGTAGCTGCTCTCTTTGTGCTTTAAGGAATGCTATGGAAAGATCCTACTCTACTCCAGCaagaaatgagaaggaagacTGCAACCCCTTGTCTCCTGCTTTGCCCACAAGAGAGGAGAATGCTCATGCTGTTATTAGGTAACCTTATTGACAACTTTCCTCTtccatatttcagaaaaagactATATACAGTCTTCATACTATATCTCTGGACCATTTGATGGCAACCCTGAACCAGTGATAATCTACTATAAACAAAGGTACTGAAGAAAGCCCCTATACTGTACTGTGATCTTAACACAAGACACCATGAGCTCCTGTCATggataaaaaccccaaacctctgaGTGCTATAcctattgttatttttctttgaaaattagtATCGACCCTTTCTAAAGGACACAGGATCATCAAATAAAATCAATGGAGTCAACTTGTTATAACATATTTTATCTGCTGAGAGAAATAAATAGTTATTTAGCAAGTTCCTTTCACAATCAAAGATTTTCATTCCTAAATTAAAACACTACATTCAACGCACAGCTGCTAGTTGTCCCTCTATTTTGTTAACTTGAAttctaggaaataaaaatcctgccttccccttctaaagaaaatgtcctttattaaaaaataaaacctgcatAAATTAGACTTTACCTCGCAGAAGAGGATTCAAATCctttaacattttctaaaagcaGGTATTTTGGAAGCTTCTGGAGCctacaaggaaaacaaaagatcaaCAAATCAGAGTAACAAGATGTAAACTACATTATATTCATCCACAGATTTGTTTAGCTACAAGACAGATCAGTGTTTCCACATCATGCTAGCTGTTAAAGTTTAGcatccttaaaaaaatgtaccTCAACTTTCAAGGTTGCCTAGATCAAATCATTCccaactgaattaaaaatgtggACTGCTGGCAattataaaaaacaacaaaacccacttaTGTTCAGATGGACTGCTGTACCCTCCTGTACCCCATGCAtgtacttctgaaaatgcttaCCATTATTCATTTCCTAAAGCATAATATTATTATTCAACAGATTGAGTTTGTAATAGGAAAGATAAAAATGGTCGGGGAAAAAAGATCAGTATTTAGCCATGGAACagaaaacttttgttttaaagtgctTAAACCCAAAATCAATGTCAAAATGTCACATCGACTTTAGTGGTAACACATCTGAACCAGTATTCATCTAATTGCTTTAAGAAATATGACATGTTTACAGCTCAAACTGCAGACATTCTCAATTTTCTATACTTAACATTTTCGTTTTgatgtggggaggggaaggaggcgTCTGAGGTTTAGCAAGATCAGTGCAGAGGTCTGGAAATAGGCTCATTCCAAAACCAGCGTATTAAATCTCTGGAGAAAGGAACATGCCCAAACTATGCCAGGGACCATTTAACAATTTAGACCTATAGATATTCAGATTCAAGTTGCTGGGAACATTCCATGACACTGATTAATTCTCTGGTAAGGCTAATGTAGACATAGTATGTCTGCCACGCATTGGGATCCCAGTACAGTATATAGAAACAGGATACTAATGCCACCAGACAGCAGCTCCGTGCTTATTTAAGTCAGTAAATGACTTTGGACTTCCGCTGGTACAAATCACAGCAGAATTTGTTTTAGCACGCTCTTAACTGCCATCAATTAAAGACATTCACATGAAGAATTAAAGAACTAAAGTGCCTCacaagaaattgaaaaatgtaCAAGATACTAcgtcaaatttaaaaatactaaaaataatagtgaaaaaaataatactgaactgaaaaaagcagaagcagccaaATTCCCTGCAGAGGAATGGAGAATATATCTGTTGGTATGTTTACACACACTCAACATCACCATCACCTACtatgaaacttatttttaaagaaatgaatcCAGAGTATGGCTTGAAATGCAAGAGCTCATACAGGATCAACAGATCACAAGACAAGTAATCACTATACAAAGAGTATGTGTTAAGTACTTGGCAGCTATTAACATTACAAATGTGTCTGTAAAAGTAGTACTTTGACGTCTTAGCATTAGATTTCCCTGGGTTAGAGCTTGAGCACGATAAACAGACAGTAACCAGACCATTTAGGTCAGACTTTGTTTTCCCCCTGGGTACTCCAAGGATTTCCCAGGTCTTTCCAGATCTTGAAATTGTCCTTTCCATATCTCTAATATTTGTCTTCCCAGGCTATCTTTGAGCCTCATTTCAGCGACATTTCATTATAAAAGGCTGAACGTAAGGCAGGAACAGCCAAGggatgagaaattattttatagtttCCATAAACTGAACGCATGCCATACCAATTTAGAATGCAAAGTGATAATTCCTATATTAAGAATTTCCCTTCTTTGGGCTGAAATAGTCCATACTCAGTGTCTGGCAAACATGTCATATCcagaaaatacacaaacactATCTCAGTAAAACATAAATCTATTGGAACTGAGAAACTCTGCAGAAGCCACCATCTTGAACATATTACAGACTGCTCACAGTAAGTACTGCCTCAAGAAACAACCTGCCCAAGGGAGATAAGGGGTGTCAGCAGGGTCTCATGGGGTGTTGAGATAAAGTGCCACAGCCAAGCCCAGCTCCTTTGCATCGTCATGACGAAAAACATATATCCTGCAGTGTCAAAAGCTTTagtactgagaaagaaaagcttctgcCTTTTATCTAGCTAAGCCCACAGCAACCAGGAAGCAACATTTCCATATTAATACACAACAGTGTCTCAAAAGCAGCTAGCCTCTTAACTGTGTCTCAGTTTAATGGAAAGGAATACTGAGGTCAGGATTCCCTTACGGAAGGTACCATTATTCTGACAAATTATTAACTTACACGCTAtctgctgtttttaatttatcattttgaAAGGTCAGTCTGGAGGACTGAGTTACATTCCTTGTTCCAGAAAAGACATCCTTTGCAACTTTTGGAAATCCACATTATCTCCCTATTTTTGTGCCTCTGCTAGAAGTGGGAAAGTaataataatctttcttttcaccTATTAATTGTCTAAATTACTAGGCTACAGAATCTGTATTGTGTTCCGTTTTGTGTTCTCTGCCACAGATTTCCTAGGTGATCCCAGCCAAGCCACCTAGCCCTTCTGTGTCTGTTCTTTATCTGCTGATGACAAAGGCAAAGAGGTGGTCCCATTCAATGTTGCTGGCtgcaaaaaagttgtttctgGAAGAAGGATGATGACCCTCTTCTCCCAGTGGTAATAGCAGTTTGAAAGAAAGCCTGTTGTTGGTACCGGTTTCCTTCTGTGCAggcagcataaaaaaaaaaaagaaagaaagaaagaaaaaagagagccAGACAGACCTTTCTTTGTCCTCCTCCAATTCTGAGAGCAAGATTAACCAATGAAGGAATATATAGAGAGCAGCTGTGTCAGcctccagcagaagcaggacTGCCAGGTAAGTGTCTGTAACTGTAACTGATGCAAATTCTCAGGCTCATGCCAACTGGTGTCCAATGGACATCTCAATCCAGAAGCAGAGATTCCTGCTGGATAATCTCCTCAAGCAACTGCTTGCTTCACTCCCCCAGGAAGGGTTCTTACAGTGGTATACATCTCTTCCCAAAAAAGACTACAAGCATTACTTGGAGCTGATTTTTAACACTCTCAATAAGAACAATTTAGGTCAGCAAAACCCACTTTGTTTGGATTTACTGTTTCAAAATTTAATGCATAAATTATACAAATAATTATGGCTATTTTATTAGGAACTGGGGTCTGACCAGGCAAAAATGACAGATGAACACAAAGACAAGGGCACTGCTCAGACAGTGCAGTGCTACTGAAATTTTTTAGTATTACTACTTAAAACAAGAGATTGTACTACAAACCAAAAATACATAAGCTGCCCCACGATATCTAGAAGCAGCACTAAAAAGACAGAATAGACACTTTAAGAAAGAATGGAAGGGACGAAAGATGTGTTGTATTGTGCAGTCAGTCAACATATTTAAACAAACTCTTTCAAATGCTACCTATTCAGAAGGTGACTAAATGTTGAATGAAAGTTTTTTCAACCCTGTATTTCAAACAATATTAATGTTTCCATGATGCCTATTAGCAAACTATTATATTACCTACTCCTGCTTCTAAATAAAGTCAGTGCAAGTTTGATgttgaactgaaaataaagaactccatttgtttcatttataatATAGCCACAGTTTAAACAGACacacaataaaaaagaaaaccaaacaatgAAAGCATATACAGTAACTATGAGATGATAATGGCATTAgtaaaatacaagtatttaaGTTACATATGAtcatgtgaaaacaaacaagtaatACAACACAATACTAGCAGTATCTCTGTAAAACATTATAGATGACTTGTCTCACTGCCATATAAAACAGCTACTTAGTTACATCAAAGACTTAAGAACTGAGGTAGGAGTTCATTTATACCTTGGAAGAATATCAAGGATATAGAGAAAGCTCTTTGTCCGTGGATCAGATATATCACCTTGCAGGCCAATtctaagaaagaataaagaaacacCTGTACATTACTTGGAGCAGACTGACATTTGACCTACATTTTTCTACAGAATGATGACGCTTTTTGCTTCGAGTTTCAAAAAGGGATTCTGCAAAAGCATTGTGTACAGACATGAGGACCTGCTCACGGAGGCAGTGTCCTAAGAAATGCTCTAAGGAATGAAAGTCTACCCTGGAATCCATC
Above is a genomic segment from Ciconia boyciana chromosome 2, ASM3463844v1, whole genome shotgun sequence containing:
- the TRDMT1 gene encoding tRNA (cytosine(38)-C(5))-methyltransferase isoform X1 — protein: MGTKERRNGRAALGEAAGRAGPCAGCWRMAPLRVLELYSGIGGMHQALKESCTSAEVVAAVDVNTLANEVYKHNFPSTPLWAKTIEGITLKEFDRLSFDMILMSPPCQPFTRIGLQGDISDPRTKSFLYILDILPRLQKLPKYLLLENVKGFESSSARNELLRTLETCGFKYQEFLLSPTCLGIPNSRLRYFLIAKLHQEPFSFQAPGQILTGFPDQDLEDLFKDKVTDKVGEASYYLSSEEKNLDPNIGPDCSSKKSLPKGAFLFKLETVEEIERKHGQDNDSSIQMLKDFLEEENEEMSQYFLPPKSLLRYAFLLDIVKPTCRRSTCFTKGYGHYVEGTGSVLQTAVDVQLESVFKCIEELPEEEKLIKLSTLKLRYFTPREIANLHGFPLEFGFPDKVTVKQCYRLLGNSLNVHVVAKLISILLG
- the TRDMT1 gene encoding tRNA (cytosine(38)-C(5))-methyltransferase isoform X3, encoding MKFISTTFPAHHYGQRQLRIGLQGDISDPRTKSFLYILDILPRLQKLPKYLLLENVKGFESSSARNELLRTLETCGFKYQEFLLSPTCLGIPNSRLRYFLIAKLHQEPFSFQAPGQILTGFPDQDLEDLFKDKVTDKVGEASYYLSSEEKNLDPNIGPDCSSKKSLPKGAFLFKLETVEEIERKHGQDNDSSIQMLKDFLEEENEEMSQYFLPPKSLLRYAFLLDIVKPTCRRSTCFTKGYGHYVEGTGSVLQTAVDVQLESVFKCIEELPEEEKLIKLSTLKLRYFTPREIANLHGFPLEFGFPDKVTVKQCYRLLGNSLNVHVVAKLISILLG
- the TRDMT1 gene encoding tRNA (cytosine(38)-C(5))-methyltransferase isoform X4, yielding MILMSPPCQPFTRIGLQGDISDPRTKSFLYILDILPRLQKLPKYLLLENVKGFESSSARNELLRTLETCGFKYQEFLLSPTCLGIPNSRLRYFLIAKLHQEPFSFQAPGQILTGFPDQDLEDLFKDKVTDKVGEASYYLSSEEKNLDPNIGPDCSSKKSLPKGAFLFKLETVEEIERKHGQDNDSSIQMLKDFLEEENEEMSQYFLPPKSLLRYAFLLDIVKPTCRRSTCFTKGYGHYVEGTGSVLQTAVDVQLESVFKCIEELPEEEKLIKLSTLKLRYFTPREIANLHGFPLEFGFPDKVTVKQCYRLLGNSLNVHVVAKLISILLG
- the TRDMT1 gene encoding tRNA (cytosine(38)-C(5))-methyltransferase isoform X2 — protein: MHLAPESCTSAEVVAAVDVNTLANEVYKHNFPSTPLWAKTIEGITLKEFDRLSFDMILMSPPCQPFTRIGLQGDISDPRTKSFLYILDILPRLQKLPKYLLLENVKGFESSSARNELLRTLETCGFKYQEFLLSPTCLGIPNSRLRYFLIAKLHQEPFSFQAPGQILTGFPDQDLEDLFKDKVTDKVGEASYYLSSEEKNLDPNIGPDCSSKKSLPKGAFLFKLETVEEIERKHGQDNDSSIQMLKDFLEEENEEMSQYFLPPKSLLRYAFLLDIVKPTCRRSTCFTKGYGHYVEGTGSVLQTAVDVQLESVFKCIEELPEEEKLIKLSTLKLRYFTPREIANLHGFPLEFGFPDKVTVKQCYRLLGNSLNVHVVAKLISILLG